A genomic stretch from Terriglobus sp. RCC_193 includes:
- a CDS encoding heme lyase CcmF/NrfE family subunit, with translation MSHPMPTFGTFALLLALCLAAYTLFAGSFALFAMSKGMQLRISAERLSETARRAGIASFVAVLCAAFALVWAAFTNDFSVEYIREHTNIALNPMYKFSALWSGQEGSLLLWSFLLAAYGFVLRLRHKTDVRLFAYASTILAAPQIFFLALLNFAAEPFSLTKGPIPADGNGLNPLLQYVEMVIHPPMLYLGYVGFTVPFAFALGALMMRYPGEKWIRITRRWTLVTWLFLTVGIALGMHWAYAVLGWGGYWGWDPVENASFLPWLTATAFLHSVMMQEKRGMMKKWNVWLIFLTFMLTILGTDLTRSGLVSSVHAFAQSSIGNWFTTFLCIIFAVCLFVFFRQSSHLTSEHKLESVVSRESSFLFNNLVLLVACFTVLFGTLFPVLSEYVQGSKVTMGPPFFNRVAVPIGLFLLVLTGVGPLLAWRATSLRSIRRNFILPCVTVLGTAVILMATGMHPWSASKDDLEGQLYALVCFSIGTGVMVAIAAEFLRGANVVRTQTGKSLTAAVWTLTMRNNRRYGGYIVHFGIVILFIGLAGSAFNQQHEMEMGFGDSLTIGNYKLVCQSYTQDSNPNYDTDFALLDVFRGDKKIGQMSPERRFYNASQTTSTIVAIHSTVLRDLYVIFEGRNPDTNKPIIKVFLNPLVSWIWAGVAIVFAGTVLALLPGLRAQLSNKSTPAEPRELVAAGGD, from the coding sequence ATGTCTCATCCCATGCCTACTTTCGGCACCTTTGCACTGCTTCTGGCGCTGTGCCTCGCCGCCTATACATTGTTTGCGGGTAGCTTTGCGCTCTTTGCCATGTCCAAAGGGATGCAGCTTCGCATCTCGGCAGAGCGACTGAGTGAAACCGCCCGTCGTGCTGGCATCGCCAGCTTCGTCGCAGTGCTTTGCGCGGCCTTCGCCCTCGTCTGGGCAGCCTTCACTAACGACTTCTCCGTCGAGTACATCCGCGAACATACCAACATCGCGCTGAACCCGATGTACAAGTTCTCTGCGCTCTGGAGCGGACAGGAAGGCTCGCTGCTGCTGTGGTCATTCCTGCTGGCGGCCTACGGCTTTGTGCTGCGTCTGCGTCATAAAACAGATGTCCGCCTCTTCGCCTACGCATCGACCATCCTCGCAGCACCGCAGATTTTCTTCCTCGCGCTACTCAATTTCGCGGCGGAGCCCTTCTCCCTGACCAAAGGTCCGATTCCCGCCGACGGCAACGGTCTTAATCCGCTCCTGCAATACGTGGAGATGGTCATCCATCCGCCCATGTTGTACCTGGGCTACGTGGGCTTCACGGTTCCCTTCGCCTTCGCACTCGGCGCTCTGATGATGCGCTACCCCGGCGAAAAATGGATTCGCATTACGCGCCGCTGGACGCTGGTGACGTGGCTGTTTCTCACCGTCGGCATCGCGCTCGGCATGCACTGGGCCTACGCGGTTTTGGGTTGGGGTGGCTACTGGGGATGGGATCCGGTTGAAAACGCATCGTTCCTTCCCTGGCTCACCGCCACTGCCTTCCTGCACTCCGTCATGATGCAGGAGAAGCGCGGCATGATGAAGAAGTGGAACGTGTGGCTGATCTTCCTCACATTCATGCTTACCATCCTGGGCACGGACCTCACGCGCTCCGGCCTGGTCAGCAGCGTTCATGCCTTTGCGCAGAGCAGTATTGGTAACTGGTTCACCACCTTCCTCTGCATCATCTTCGCGGTCTGCCTCTTCGTCTTCTTCCGCCAGAGCAGCCACCTCACCAGCGAACACAAACTGGAATCCGTCGTCAGCCGCGAGAGCAGCTTCCTCTTCAACAATCTCGTCCTGCTCGTTGCCTGCTTCACCGTTCTCTTCGGCACACTGTTTCCAGTTCTCAGCGAATACGTGCAAGGCTCGAAGGTCACCATGGGACCGCCATTCTTCAACAGGGTCGCGGTGCCCATCGGCCTCTTCCTTCTTGTGCTCACGGGCGTCGGTCCGTTGCTGGCATGGCGAGCAACCTCGCTGCGGTCCATCCGCCGCAACTTTATCCTTCCCTGCGTTACCGTCCTCGGCACCGCTGTCATCCTGATGGCTACCGGTATGCATCCGTGGTCCGCATCGAAGGATGACCTGGAAGGCCAGCTTTACGCGCTTGTCTGCTTCTCCATCGGCACGGGTGTCATGGTTGCCATCGCAGCAGAGTTCCTGCGTGGTGCCAACGTTGTCCGCACGCAGACCGGGAAGAGCCTTACCGCAGCCGTATGGACACTGACGATGCGTAACAACCGCCGCTACGGCGGTTATATCGTGCACTTCGGCATCGTCATCCTTTTTATCGGCCTTGCAGGCTCCGCTTTCAATCAACAGCACGAGATGGAGATGGGCTTTGGTGACTCGCTCACCATCGGCAACTACAAGCTTGTCTGCCAGAGCTACACACAGGATTCCAACCCGAACTACGACACCGACTTTGCACTGCTGGACGTCTTCCGTGGCGACAAGAAGATCGGCCAGATGTCGCCGGAGCGCCGTTTCTACAACGCCAGCCAGACAACTTCGACCATTGTGGCGATCCATTCCACGGTGCTGCGCGATCTCTACGTCATCTTCGAAGGCCGTAATCCGGACACAAACAAACCCATCATCAAGGTCTTCCTGAACCCACTCGTAAGCTGGATCTGGGCAGGTGTGGCCATCGTCTTTGCAGGCACAGTGCTCGCTCTGCTCCCGGGCCTACGCGCCCAACTCAGCAACAAGTCCACACCCGCCGAACCACGTGAACTCGTTGCCGCAGGAGGCGACTGA
- a CDS encoding cytochrome c-type biogenesis protein CcmH, whose translation MRNLLRNRILQMVFVFTIALATIGAGSTDEKFSSIGHKMMCVCGCGQILLECNHVGCPDSDRMIKELRVQVAAGGSDTSVFNWFVAKYGPTVLAAPIRGGFDNAAWIVPVVVFVFALGGTAFLVRRWKGRHMVAVAGAPSIPYTPENDAVRERIRRETEY comes from the coding sequence ATGCGCAATCTATTACGTAATCGCATCCTGCAAATGGTCTTCGTCTTCACTATCGCGCTCGCGACCATCGGCGCAGGTAGCACAGACGAGAAATTTTCCTCCATCGGCCACAAAATGATGTGCGTCTGCGGTTGCGGGCAGATTCTGCTGGAGTGCAACCACGTCGGCTGCCCTGACTCCGACCGCATGATCAAAGAACTCCGTGTGCAGGTGGCGGCGGGCGGCAGCGACACCAGTGTCTTCAACTGGTTCGTAGCGAAATACGGTCCTACTGTTCTCGCAGCGCCCATCCGCGGCGGCTTTGACAACGCGGCATGGATCGTCCCGGTCGTCGTGTTCGTCTTTGCGCTCGGTGGCACGGCCTTTCTGGTGCGCCGTTGGAAGGGCCGCCACATGGTCGCAGTAGCCGGTGCACCGTCCATCCCCTACACCCCGGAAAACGACGCGGTACGCGAGCGCATTCGCCGCGAGACGGAGTACTGA
- the aroA gene encoding 3-phosphoshikimate 1-carboxyvinyltransferase: MSHNGTTEVVRPARTVRGSVRLPGDKSISHRYAMLAGLAKGTSRFANFSTGADPHSSLSCMEALGATVVKGPDGIIEVTGVGGTFQQPTRDLDCGNSGSTMRMLAGLVAGHKGTYRFIGDASLTKRPMQRIKGPLEQMGAQVELTDGHAPMTIHGGTLKAIEFNTPIASAQVKTAVLFAGLGAEGTTTLQEAVRTRDHSEHALRAFGAELERGKNSISIRGGQQLQAIEATVPGDLSSAAFFLCATILFPDAQLVLDDVGMNPSRSTLLDVLASMGLQVKVLNLEEKHGEMIGTIQVNGATELKGAEIIGDLPALIIDELPVLAAIGPYTNTGVTIRNAKELRVKESDRIALVVQNLRAMGAEVEEFEDGLHVPGNQMLRGGIVDSADDHRIAMAFAIAALRAEGETAIHGAEAAAISFPEFFSLLNQISER, translated from the coding sequence ATGTCACACAACGGAACCACAGAAGTTGTGCGTCCAGCACGCACCGTCCGCGGCAGTGTTCGACTGCCCGGCGACAAGAGCATCTCGCACCGCTATGCCATGTTGGCAGGGTTGGCCAAAGGCACCTCGCGCTTCGCAAACTTCTCCACTGGCGCAGATCCGCATAGCTCGCTGAGCTGCATGGAAGCACTGGGTGCGACTGTTGTAAAGGGTCCCGACGGCATCATCGAAGTCACCGGCGTGGGTGGCACATTTCAGCAGCCCACACGCGACCTGGACTGCGGTAACTCCGGTTCCACAATGCGCATGCTCGCGGGTTTGGTTGCAGGCCACAAAGGCACGTATCGTTTTATCGGCGACGCTTCCCTCACCAAGCGCCCCATGCAGCGCATCAAGGGGCCACTGGAGCAGATGGGCGCACAGGTCGAATTGACCGACGGCCACGCGCCGATGACGATTCACGGCGGTACTCTGAAGGCCATTGAATTCAATACGCCGATTGCCAGTGCGCAGGTAAAAACGGCCGTACTTTTTGCCGGACTTGGCGCAGAAGGAACCACTACGCTGCAAGAAGCCGTCCGCACGCGCGATCATTCCGAGCACGCCCTGCGTGCGTTTGGCGCGGAGTTGGAGCGAGGCAAGAATTCCATCTCTATTCGTGGTGGACAGCAGCTTCAGGCTATTGAAGCCACCGTTCCGGGCGACCTTTCTTCCGCTGCGTTCTTCCTCTGCGCAACCATTCTCTTTCCCGATGCGCAGCTTGTGCTGGACGACGTGGGCATGAACCCATCACGTTCCACGCTGCTGGATGTGCTTGCCTCCATGGGACTGCAGGTAAAGGTGCTGAACCTGGAAGAAAAGCATGGAGAAATGATCGGCACCATTCAGGTAAATGGTGCTACAGAACTTAAAGGTGCTGAGATCATTGGTGATCTTCCGGCGCTCATCATCGATGAGCTCCCTGTCCTTGCAGCAATCGGACCCTATACAAATACCGGCGTGACCATTCGCAATGCGAAAGAACTTCGCGTGAAAGAATCTGATCGTATTGCGCTTGTGGTTCAGAACCTGCGAGCCATGGGCGCGGAAGTAGAAGAATTCGAAGATGGTCTGCACGTTCCGGGAAATCAGATGCTTCGCGGCGGTATTGTCGACTCTGCTGACGACCACCGTATTGCGATGGCATTCGCCATTGCGGCACTGCGCGCGGAAGGTGAAACCGCCATTCACGGTGCTGAAGCTGCTGCCATCTCTTTTCCTGAATTCTTCTCGTTGCTTAACCAGATTTCGGAGCGATAG
- a CDS encoding glycosyltransferase family 4 protein — MTNLPPVEIFIAEVEAFGGAERADLALSRWLYEHGIANRFLTYRDAIGLAKYAAHPVEVITLNPNGGFRSKLATLKRHFAGVSTQSRLIVSGYQPALHATLVGVRGFHCLMHDTPALFSDAGHRSLKAKLRIKLQSFLTARGLRSGGTTIVTSEFLRAECRKDFGIEAQIARMGGLTSTEEFRERSYSGTLNLLSVSRIEKNKRIDWMLQSLAALEHEAIPLSSHFDWQLRLAGKGSQIDALRTMAESLGIAQRVHFLGFVSDDDLRQLIRESHLFLMPALQGFGIPAVEALQSGMPVLLHRESGVSDILLDTPWATVFDGGIEAMAPALRQAMFSAAEGRHFGRPLPAISSEEEWAERVAKLCHWV, encoded by the coding sequence ATGACGAACCTGCCGCCGGTAGAGATTTTCATCGCAGAGGTGGAGGCTTTTGGCGGCGCAGAACGTGCCGATCTCGCTCTGTCACGCTGGCTCTATGAGCATGGCATTGCCAATCGTTTTCTTACGTATCGAGATGCTATCGGTCTCGCAAAGTACGCGGCCCATCCCGTCGAGGTAATTACTCTCAATCCGAACGGTGGTTTTCGCAGCAAACTCGCGACACTGAAACGGCACTTTGCGGGCGTTTCAACACAATCGCGACTCATCGTCTCCGGCTATCAGCCCGCACTCCATGCCACTTTGGTTGGAGTGCGTGGCTTTCATTGCCTCATGCACGACACCCCGGCTCTTTTCAGTGATGCGGGCCACCGTTCCCTGAAAGCGAAACTGCGCATTAAGCTGCAAAGTTTCCTGACGGCGCGGGGCCTTCGCTCGGGAGGCACAACCATCGTCACCAGCGAGTTTCTTCGTGCAGAGTGCCGCAAGGACTTCGGAATCGAAGCACAGATCGCGCGTATGGGTGGCCTTACTTCCACGGAAGAGTTTCGCGAACGCTCTTACTCCGGAACGCTGAACCTTCTTTCTGTTTCGCGGATTGAAAAGAACAAACGCATCGACTGGATGCTGCAATCGCTCGCAGCGCTTGAGCATGAAGCGATTCCCTTGTCATCACACTTTGACTGGCAACTTCGGCTTGCAGGTAAAGGCTCACAGATCGACGCGCTGCGAACCATGGCCGAGTCGCTCGGCATCGCACAGCGCGTGCATTTCCTCGGCTTTGTCTCTGATGACGATCTGCGGCAGTTGATTCGTGAGTCGCATTTGTTCCTGATGCCTGCACTACAAGGCTTCGGTATTCCTGCAGTGGAAGCGCTGCAATCCGGTATGCCTGTGCTTCTTCATCGCGAAAGCGGCGTCAGCGATATTTTGCTTGATACTCCGTGGGCAACTGTTTTTGACGGAGGTATCGAAGCCATGGCACCTGCACTGCGACAGGCGATGTTCAGTGCCGCAGAGGGCCGTCACTTTGGCCGGCCTTTGCCTGCCATCAGTTCCGAAGAGGAATGGGCTGAACGTGTAGCAAAGCTTTGCCACTGGGTTTAA
- a CDS encoding SpoIIE family protein phosphatase, with product MAAHGDKGKREDKPLRVVTRSRASDASEVRLQAAEEAGTPSHHFEGDYRPSPGAQADDTLRVDIPNHDMVIDPVSPGHPENRIRVHSEHVDFLQRLADALNNTLDLQTLMLRVAELVRAVVDYRIFAIFLLNDRTQELWMRFQVGHAPEVERIRLKIGQGIVGQAAATRMSVLVDDVAHAPHYISANPAVQSELAIPLIIKNRVIGVIDLESEQASAFTQDQRRLLELVASRMAVAVENARLYTRLSRQAQTLTVLAEISRELTAILDLDTLLERIGTLLKRVVDFQMFTILLWSESRQQFMNRFSTRFGERVQRDRNAEMGKGIFGLAAAERQPILVPDVRKDPRYLGDSTSGGERGSAEVRSMLAVPLIYKEKVTGVIALEHTRVNYYNEDHQRTLTTLAGQIAIAITNARLYERIFEEEQRMERDLQMAREVQMRLLPPPPQPLPHAQFAATFLPARSIGGDVYDFIDYGNGRVAIAVGDVSGKAAPAALYAALVSGILRSVATQHLSPAAMLAELNNQLQERKLDSQYVTMLFAVWNDDERTLSIANAGSVQPMLVSGDGEQMHTRVIEAEGFPLGLFPNAEYEEFTISTRPGDLLVFFSDGIVDAENGAGEMFGNDRLIEVLDNLHEADAETAVKTVLESVSTFQDGHEHFDDETLLVLQVR from the coding sequence ATGGCTGCACATGGAGACAAAGGAAAGCGCGAAGATAAACCGCTGCGTGTGGTAACGCGGTCGCGCGCCTCCGATGCTTCCGAGGTACGGCTGCAAGCTGCCGAAGAAGCCGGGACACCTTCCCATCACTTCGAAGGCGACTATCGTCCCAGCCCGGGTGCGCAGGCAGACGATACTCTACGGGTCGACATTCCGAATCACGACATGGTGATTGACCCGGTTTCGCCTGGACACCCGGAAAACCGCATCCGCGTGCATTCGGAACATGTGGACTTCCTACAGCGTCTTGCCGATGCCCTGAACAATACGCTTGATCTGCAGACGCTGATGCTGCGTGTGGCAGAGTTGGTGCGGGCCGTGGTGGATTACCGCATCTTTGCCATCTTCCTGCTGAACGATCGTACACAGGAATTATGGATGCGCTTTCAGGTGGGCCATGCCCCTGAAGTGGAACGCATCCGCCTCAAGATAGGTCAGGGCATCGTGGGACAGGCCGCAGCCACGCGCATGTCTGTTTTAGTGGACGACGTCGCGCATGCGCCGCATTACATCTCTGCCAATCCAGCGGTACAGAGCGAACTCGCCATTCCTCTCATCATCAAGAATCGCGTCATTGGCGTGATCGATCTTGAAAGCGAACAAGCGAGTGCGTTCACGCAGGACCAGCGGCGTCTACTGGAATTGGTCGCTTCACGTATGGCGGTGGCGGTAGAAAACGCTCGGCTGTATACACGACTCTCCCGACAAGCGCAGACACTGACTGTACTGGCTGAAATCAGCCGCGAACTGACGGCCATCCTTGATCTCGATACACTGCTGGAGCGCATTGGTACTCTGTTGAAGCGTGTTGTCGATTTTCAGATGTTCACTATTTTGTTGTGGAGCGAGAGCCGACAGCAGTTTATGAATCGGTTTTCCACCCGCTTTGGCGAGCGGGTGCAGCGAGATCGCAATGCGGAGATGGGCAAGGGCATTTTTGGTCTGGCAGCGGCGGAACGCCAGCCGATTCTGGTGCCAGATGTGCGCAAGGATCCGCGCTATCTGGGTGATAGCACTTCTGGCGGCGAACGAGGCTCTGCTGAAGTGCGCTCCATGCTTGCTGTACCGCTGATCTACAAAGAAAAAGTCACCGGCGTCATTGCGCTGGAGCACACCCGCGTTAACTACTACAACGAAGATCATCAGCGCACGCTGACAACATTGGCCGGTCAGATCGCCATTGCCATCACCAACGCGCGGCTGTATGAGCGCATCTTCGAGGAAGAACAGCGCATGGAGCGTGACCTGCAAATGGCGCGTGAAGTGCAGATGCGCCTTCTGCCGCCGCCACCGCAACCGCTGCCACATGCGCAGTTTGCGGCAACATTTCTACCTGCACGTTCCATTGGTGGTGATGTTTACGACTTCATCGACTACGGCAATGGTCGCGTCGCCATCGCTGTGGGTGACGTTAGCGGCAAGGCAGCACCTGCCGCCCTCTATGCTGCACTGGTCAGCGGCATCCTGCGCTCTGTGGCGACGCAACATCTCTCCCCTGCAGCCATGCTGGCGGAACTCAACAACCAGTTGCAGGAGCGCAAGCTCGATTCGCAGTACGTCACCATGCTCTTCGCCGTGTGGAATGACGACGAACGAACTCTCAGCATTGCGAATGCTGGGTCCGTGCAACCCATGCTGGTCTCAGGCGATGGCGAGCAGATGCATACGCGCGTGATTGAAGCAGAAGGCTTCCCACTTGGTCTCTTTCCCAATGCCGAGTATGAAGAATTTACGATCAGCACACGCCCCGGCGACCTGCTGGTCTTCTTCTCCGATGGCATTGTCGACGCGGAAAATGGCGCCGGTGAGATGTTTGGCAATGATCGTCTCATTGAAGTGCTGGACAATCTGCATGAAGCAGATGCGGAAACCGCAGTGAAGACGGTCCTGGAGAGTGTTTCTACATTCCAGGATGGCCACGAGCATTTTGACGACGAAACCCTGCTGGTACTTCAGGTTCGCTAA
- a CDS encoding bifunctional nuclease family protein gives MSDSAQQLRDSIASENTREEIEVRIRGLMMDPVTNMPMVVLKEVNGDDVLPIWVGIFEANAIALEIEKNAPPRPMTHDLVRNLLRSLAVRITRVVISELKDDTFFAILWMECNGETLTVDARPSDALALAMRADCPIYVNRSVMDVARAGQKGSRDVNSDELRRWLEGLGDDDMGQYKM, from the coding sequence ATGAGCGATTCCGCACAGCAGCTTCGTGATTCCATTGCTTCCGAGAATACGCGGGAGGAGATCGAAGTCCGCATCCGCGGACTGATGATGGATCCTGTTACGAACATGCCCATGGTGGTGCTGAAAGAAGTCAACGGCGATGACGTGCTGCCGATCTGGGTTGGCATCTTCGAAGCGAACGCGATTGCATTGGAGATTGAGAAAAATGCTCCGCCGCGGCCGATGACGCATGATCTGGTGCGCAATCTATTGCGGTCGCTCGCTGTACGCATAACACGCGTTGTGATCTCAGAGTTGAAGGATGATACGTTCTTCGCAATCCTCTGGATGGAATGCAATGGCGAAACCTTGACAGTAGATGCCCGGCCTTCTGATGCGCTGGCATTGGCAATGCGTGCGGACTGCCCGATCTATGTCAACCGGTCTGTGATGGACGTGGCGCGCGCAGGGCAGAAAGGGAGCCGTGATGTGAACTCGGACGAGCTCCGTCGCTGGCTCGAAGGCCTGGGCGATGACGATATGGGACAGTATAAAATGTAG
- the deoC gene encoding deoxyribose-phosphate aldolase gives MSSARALAATLDHTLLKADATRAQVLQICEEAAQYRFACAMVNPFWVSTAAAALAGTGVPVGVVIGFPLGASLSESKVDEAKRVIALGAHDVDMVLNIGALKGGEYDTVANDIRGIVDAAHERGAIVKVILETALLNFEEKLRASEIAVNAGADFIKTSTGFSTGGATVDDIAQMRSVAGLRSGVKASGGIRSLADAKAMLKAGANRIGASASVRIVQELTGTAKGDSGGSGY, from the coding sequence ATGAGCAGCGCGCGTGCCCTGGCCGCCACGCTGGACCACACATTGCTGAAGGCTGATGCCACCCGGGCGCAGGTGCTTCAGATCTGCGAGGAAGCGGCACAGTATCGTTTTGCCTGTGCCATGGTGAATCCGTTCTGGGTATCTACGGCGGCCGCGGCACTCGCTGGGACAGGTGTACCGGTAGGAGTCGTCATCGGATTTCCGTTGGGCGCATCCCTCTCCGAATCGAAGGTGGACGAGGCAAAACGCGTCATCGCACTCGGTGCCCATGATGTCGACATGGTGCTGAATATCGGGGCTCTTAAAGGTGGCGAATATGACACCGTGGCGAATGATATTCGTGGCATAGTTGATGCGGCGCATGAGCGCGGAGCCATCGTGAAGGTCATTCTGGAGACGGCCCTGCTGAACTTTGAAGAAAAGCTGCGCGCCAGTGAGATTGCCGTAAATGCCGGCGCAGACTTCATCAAAACCAGCACCGGCTTCTCCACTGGGGGTGCCACAGTGGATGACATTGCGCAGATGCGTAGTGTGGCTGGGCTACGTTCTGGCGTGAAGGCATCGGGCGGCATCCGTTCTCTGGCAGACGCGAAAGCGATGTTGAAAGCAGGGGCAAACCGCATTGGCGCAAGTGCCAGCGTGCGCATTGTGCAGGAGCTGACGGGAACGGCCAAGGGTGACTCCGGCGGTTCCGGCTACTAA
- a CDS encoding Tex family protein, translating into MAEVQSLAPEILLHIAQELNIPLSGVRAVMGLLDEGSTVPFIARYRKEATGNLDEVQIRDLAEKITYFREFVSRRETVLSSITEQGKMTDELKAKIMGTLDRSELEDLYLPYKPKRRTKATIAREKGLEPLADYLWAQEAAELDLIALATSLVDPAKEVATVDDALEGARHIVAERISEDAEVRRSTRHVMFEEGLIVSRKIFDAKDEQEKFKMYYEYREPVKTIPSHRMLAVRRGEAENVLYWLIETEEERMLALIRSRVLKNDGDWTPQLNLAIEDCWKRLLNSSIQGELRLELKRRSDTEAIDVFRENLQHVLMASPAGPICVLGIDPGLRTGCKIAVVDETGKFLAHDVIYPHTGREKEASQKLAVMVASQNIRAIAIGNGTASRETDAFVRDFLAEHKLGGIFKVTVSESGASVYSASDIARQEFPDLDLTVRGAISIARRLQDPLSELVKVDPKSIGVGQYQHDVDQRQLNQSLEAVIESCVNRVGVDLNTASWTLLRYVAGISERIALSIVQFRDTNGRFQSRKQLHEVAGIGPKTFEQAAGFLRIRDGEQPLDSTAVHPESYALVEQIASSLNTSIDDLIRKPQLLTGVKTDAFGAGTYTLNDILEELKKPGRDPRDTFIAPTFNEAVREIKDVEPGMIMEGVVTNVTKFGAFVDIGVHQDGLVHISEISHKFIKDPSEALKAGQLVKAKVLSADTKTKRISLSIKALEPAPGGKGPQRGGNRPQQQRQPEPSSMSDKLTALNNKWRSNAPTGR; encoded by the coding sequence ATGGCTGAAGTGCAATCTCTCGCTCCGGAAATCCTCCTCCACATTGCCCAAGAACTGAACATCCCGCTCAGCGGCGTGCGCGCCGTGATGGGGCTGCTGGATGAAGGTTCGACTGTTCCCTTTATCGCGCGCTATCGCAAGGAAGCCACCGGCAACCTGGACGAAGTGCAGATCCGTGACCTTGCCGAAAAGATCACGTACTTCCGTGAGTTCGTCTCTCGTCGTGAGACCGTCCTGTCTTCCATCACGGAACAGGGCAAGATGACCGATGAACTGAAGGCGAAGATCATGGGCACACTGGATCGCAGTGAGCTGGAGGACCTGTATCTTCCCTACAAGCCCAAGCGCCGCACCAAGGCAACGATTGCGCGCGAAAAAGGCCTGGAACCGCTGGCCGATTATCTATGGGCGCAGGAAGCTGCGGAGCTTGATCTGATCGCGTTGGCCACTTCGCTGGTCGATCCAGCAAAGGAAGTCGCCACGGTCGACGACGCCCTGGAAGGTGCGCGACACATTGTTGCCGAACGCATCAGCGAAGACGCCGAGGTGCGCCGCTCCACTCGTCACGTAATGTTTGAAGAAGGACTGATCGTCAGCCGCAAGATATTCGACGCGAAGGATGAGCAGGAAAAGTTCAAGATGTACTACGAGTATCGCGAGCCGGTGAAGACAATCCCATCGCATCGCATGCTGGCTGTGCGTCGTGGTGAAGCGGAGAACGTCCTCTATTGGCTCATTGAAACGGAGGAAGAGCGCATGTTGGCGCTGATCCGTTCGCGTGTGCTGAAGAATGACGGCGATTGGACACCGCAACTCAACCTTGCCATTGAAGATTGCTGGAAGCGTCTTCTCAATTCATCGATTCAGGGTGAATTGCGTCTGGAACTGAAGCGGCGTTCCGATACGGAAGCCATTGATGTCTTTCGCGAGAATCTGCAGCATGTGCTGATGGCTTCCCCTGCGGGACCGATTTGTGTGCTCGGTATCGATCCCGGCCTGCGTACTGGATGCAAGATCGCCGTAGTCGATGAGACGGGCAAGTTCCTGGCGCATGATGTGATTTATCCGCATACTGGCCGCGAAAAAGAAGCATCGCAAAAGCTGGCAGTGATGGTGGCCTCGCAGAATATTCGCGCCATCGCCATCGGCAATGGCACCGCATCGCGCGAGACGGATGCGTTTGTGCGCGACTTCCTCGCAGAACACAAGCTGGGTGGCATCTTCAAGGTTACTGTCTCGGAGTCTGGTGCCAGCGTGTATTCCGCATCCGATATTGCGCGCCAGGAGTTCCCTGACCTTGACCTGACCGTGCGCGGCGCCATCTCGATTGCGCGGCGCTTGCAAGACCCGCTTTCGGAACTGGTGAAGGTCGATCCCAAGTCCATCGGCGTTGGTCAGTATCAGCACGATGTGGATCAGCGACAGTTGAACCAATCACTGGAAGCTGTGATTGAAAGCTGCGTAAACCGCGTGGGTGTCGATCTGAACACGGCATCGTGGACACTGTTGCGGTACGTCGCCGGTATCAGTGAGCGCATTGCGCTGAGCATTGTTCAGTTTCGCGATACGAATGGTCGCTTCCAGTCGCGTAAGCAGTTGCATGAAGTAGCCGGTATCGGCCCCAAGACGTTCGAGCAGGCCGCTGGATTCCTGCGTATCCGCGATGGAGAGCAGCCGCTGGATTCGACCGCGGTACATCCCGAATCGTATGCCCTGGTGGAGCAGATTGCGTCGTCGCTAAACACTTCGATTGACGATCTGATTCGCAAACCGCAACTGCTGACCGGTGTGAAAACCGATGCGTTCGGTGCAGGCACGTACACGCTGAACGACATTCTGGAGGAGTTGAAGAAGCCCGGGCGCGATCCTCGCGATACGTTTATTGCCCCCACCTTCAACGAAGCCGTCCGCGAAATTAAGGATGTGGAACCGGGCATGATCATGGAAGGCGTTGTGACCAATGTGACGAAGTTCGGTGCGTTCGTGGACATCGGCGTGCATCAGGATGGACTCGTTCACATCTCAGAGATTTCGCACAAGTTCATCAAGGACCCGAGCGAAGCCCTCAAGGCCGGACAGTTGGTTAAGGCCAAGGTCCTGAGTGCAGATACAAAGACGAAGCGCATCTCGCTCTCTATCAAGGCGCTGGAACCAGCCCCAGGCGGCAAAGGGCCGCAGCGCGGAGGCAACCGCCCGCAACAACAGCGGCAACCCGAGCCATCCTCCATGTCAGATAAGCTGACTGCGCTCAACAACAAGTGGCGCAGCAATGCTCCGACAGGTAGATAA